Proteins from a genomic interval of Brachybacterium vulturis:
- a CDS encoding Dyp-type peroxidase: MTGRRDHREDAEPAPAPGQAGGGGPDAAPRSVGRRGLLSAAGAGILAGGMLGGFGGFAGGRASAEEPAPSDPLDRSYPLRGEHQQGITTPAQDYLFTAAFDVTTTDLDEVRRLMQQWLVAAEQMSTGDLVGGTPLADLQAVPRDTGEAWGYPASSVTITVGAGRSFFVDAEGRDRFGIAERMPEALADGVPRFAGEALQAERSDGDLVIQACADDAQVAMHAIRNLTRIAVGTAALRWTQMGYGRTSSTSTTQETPRNLFGYKDGTNNLKQEDGAEELGRHVWIDRADSGGERLAGGSYMMIRKIRMNLETWDRLRLIEQHEIIGRDKRFGAPLTVPDPTSGEDEFIDPDLAATEDGSPVIPRDAHIRVVSPHTNKGASMLRRGFNYTEGSDSLGRIDAGLFFIAYVRDPRESFFPILERMVSTDALEEYLRHVASAMFVVLPGVGAKDTMFGQALLS; encoded by the coding sequence ATGACCGGCCGGCGCGACCACCGCGAGGATGCCGAGCCCGCACCGGCCCCCGGGCAGGCCGGCGGGGGCGGGCCGGACGCAGCCCCGCGCTCCGTCGGCCGCCGCGGACTGCTGAGCGCCGCCGGCGCCGGGATCCTCGCCGGCGGGATGCTGGGTGGATTCGGCGGATTCGCCGGCGGACGGGCCAGCGCGGAGGAGCCGGCGCCCTCGGATCCCCTGGACCGTTCCTACCCCCTGCGCGGCGAGCATCAGCAGGGCATCACCACCCCTGCGCAGGACTACCTGTTCACCGCCGCCTTCGACGTCACCACGACGGATCTGGACGAGGTGCGCCGCCTCATGCAGCAGTGGCTGGTGGCCGCTGAGCAGATGAGCACCGGCGACCTGGTCGGCGGCACCCCGCTCGCCGATCTGCAGGCCGTCCCGCGCGACACCGGCGAGGCCTGGGGATACCCCGCCTCGTCCGTGACGATCACCGTCGGGGCGGGACGATCCTTCTTCGTCGATGCCGAGGGGAGGGACCGCTTCGGTATCGCGGAGCGCATGCCCGAGGCCCTGGCCGACGGCGTCCCGCGCTTCGCCGGCGAAGCGCTGCAGGCCGAGCGCTCCGACGGGGACCTGGTGATCCAGGCCTGCGCCGACGATGCGCAGGTCGCCATGCACGCCATCCGCAACCTCACCCGGATCGCCGTCGGCACCGCGGCGCTGCGGTGGACGCAGATGGGCTACGGGCGCACGTCCTCCACCTCGACGACGCAGGAGACCCCGCGGAACCTGTTCGGGTACAAGGACGGCACCAACAACCTCAAGCAGGAGGACGGTGCCGAGGAGCTGGGGCGCCACGTGTGGATCGACCGGGCGGACTCCGGCGGGGAGCGCCTGGCCGGCGGCTCGTACATGATGATCCGCAAGATCCGGATGAACCTCGAGACCTGGGATCGGCTGCGATTGATCGAACAGCACGAGATCATCGGGCGCGACAAGCGCTTCGGTGCGCCGCTGACGGTGCCGGACCCGACCTCCGGCGAGGACGAATTCATCGACCCCGATCTCGCGGCCACCGAGGACGGCAGCCCGGTGATCCCCCGCGACGCGCATATCCGCGTCGTCTCCCCGCACACGAACAAGGGCGCCAGCATGCTGCGCCGCGGCTTCAACTATACCGAGGGCAGCGACTCCCTGGGACGCATCGATGCCGGGCTGTTCTTCATCGCCTACGTGCGCGACCCGCGAGAGTCCTTCTTCCCGATCCTGGAGCGGATGGTCAGCACCGATGCGCTCGAGGAGTACCTGCGCCACGTCGCCTCCGCGATGTTCGTGGTGCTGCCCGGCGTGGGCGCGAAGGACACCATGTTCGGGCAGGCGCTGCTGAGCTGA
- a CDS encoding ABC-F family ATP-binding cassette domain-containing protein: MTAALVAHGLSGGFGHRVLFEEVDLTVAPGDVIGVVGANGAGKTTLLRLLAGAGIPHAGTVSLSPTDAFVGWLPQEHERRAGETVAGYIARRTGCARATAEMDAAAAALAHAAPRGGPDPADVYSSALERWLASGAADLEERIPMVLAELGLPFAAEELERTLMTGLSGGQAARVGLAALLLSRFDLVLLDEPTNDLDLDGLQRLEGFVQQLRGGAVLVSHDREFLARCVTEVLELDPAQHSHRLYGGGYEAYLEERATVRRHAREQYDQFAATKADLVSRARTQREWSSQGVRNAMRKAPDNDRIRRRAQSESSEKQARKVRQLESRIARLDEVAEPRKEWQLQFSIGAAPRSSSVVATLTGAVVRQGGFTLGPVSVQVAAGDRIGITGANGAGKSTLLRALLGAREVDEGSAALGASVRIGEIDQARSLFTGTAPLADVVEAQLPALSPAEVRTLLAKFALRADHVDRPAAELSPGERTRAALALLQARGVNLLVLDEPTNHLDLPAIEQLEQALESYQGALLLVTHDRRMLETVRIDRRWHVERGSVREL; encoded by the coding sequence ATGACCGCCGCTCTCGTCGCCCACGGACTCTCCGGCGGGTTCGGCCACCGCGTCCTGTTCGAGGAGGTCGACCTCACCGTCGCCCCCGGCGACGTGATCGGGGTGGTCGGCGCCAACGGCGCCGGGAAGACCACGCTGCTGCGGCTGCTGGCCGGGGCCGGGATCCCGCATGCAGGGACGGTCTCCCTCTCCCCGACCGACGCCTTCGTGGGCTGGCTGCCGCAGGAGCACGAGCGCCGGGCGGGAGAGACCGTCGCCGGGTACATCGCCCGCCGCACCGGTTGCGCGCGCGCCACCGCCGAGATGGATGCCGCGGCGGCCGCGCTCGCGCACGCTGCGCCACGGGGTGGCCCCGATCCGGCCGACGTGTACTCGAGCGCCCTGGAGCGCTGGCTCGCCAGCGGCGCCGCCGATCTCGAGGAGCGGATCCCGATGGTGCTCGCGGAGCTCGGCCTGCCGTTCGCCGCGGAGGAGCTGGAGCGGACCCTGATGACGGGCCTGTCCGGTGGGCAGGCCGCCCGGGTGGGACTGGCCGCGCTGCTGCTGAGCCGCTTCGACCTGGTGCTGCTGGACGAGCCCACCAACGATCTCGACCTCGACGGGCTCCAGCGGCTGGAGGGCTTCGTCCAGCAGCTGCGCGGGGGAGCGGTGCTGGTCAGCCACGACCGCGAGTTCCTGGCCCGCTGCGTCACCGAGGTGCTCGAGCTCGATCCCGCCCAGCACTCCCACCGCCTGTACGGCGGCGGGTACGAGGCCTACCTCGAGGAGCGCGCCACCGTGCGCCGCCATGCCCGCGAGCAGTACGACCAGTTCGCCGCGACCAAGGCCGATCTGGTCTCCCGGGCCCGCACCCAGCGCGAATGGTCCAGCCAGGGCGTGCGCAACGCGATGAGGAAGGCCCCGGACAACGACAGGATCCGCCGCCGCGCACAGTCCGAGTCCAGCGAGAAGCAGGCGCGCAAGGTGCGGCAGCTGGAGAGCCGGATCGCGCGGCTCGACGAGGTCGCCGAGCCCCGCAAGGAGTGGCAGCTGCAGTTCTCGATCGGCGCCGCCCCTCGCTCCAGCTCCGTGGTGGCGACGCTCACCGGTGCCGTGGTGCGCCAGGGCGGCTTCACCCTGGGACCGGTCTCGGTGCAGGTCGCTGCCGGGGACCGGATCGGGATCACGGGCGCCAACGGGGCCGGGAAGTCGACCCTGCTGCGGGCCCTGCTGGGGGCCCGGGAGGTCGACGAGGGCTCGGCCGCACTCGGGGCGAGCGTGCGGATCGGCGAGATCGACCAGGCCCGCTCGCTGTTCACCGGCACGGCGCCGCTCGCCGACGTCGTCGAGGCGCAGCTGCCCGCGCTGAGCCCGGCGGAGGTGCGCACGCTGCTGGCGAAGTTCGCTCTGCGGGCGGACCACGTGGACCGCCCCGCCGCCGAGCTGTCACCGGGGGAACGCACCCGCGCCGCCCTGGCGCTGCTGCAGGCCCGCGGCGTGAACCTGCTGGTGCTGGACGAACCCACCAACCACCTGGACCTGCCCGCGATCGAGCAGCTCGAGCAGGCGCTGGAGAGCTACCAGGGCGCGCTGCTGCTGGTCACCCATGATCGGCGCATGCTGGAGACGGTGCGCATCGACCGGCGCTGGCACGTCGAGCGGGGGAGCGTCCGCGAGCTCTGA
- a CDS encoding GMC family oxidoreductase, producing the protein MSPQDLPSENPLAEFDYVIVGGGSAGAALAARLSEDPSVEVALLEAGPSDLEHEEVLQLKRWPELLGGGLDWDYPIEPQERGNSFMRHARAKVLGGCSSHNSCIAFHPPAEDMDLWEQLGAEGWNAATIMPLIARLETNLDRSGEGHGTDGPVHLMDVPPEDPVGVALLEACEQAGIPRATFNDFETVVTGANWFQVNRQADGTRASSSVSYLHPNRERENLHVLTDRQVMRVLFDQEQRATGVEYIDNAFDRSSLLHARREVILSAGAIDSPKLLMLSGIGPAEHLREVGIEVRVDSPGVGSNLQDHPEAVISWESAQPMTRESTQWWEIGIFAATEAGLDLPDLMMHYGSVPFDMHTRRQGYPTSPESFALTPNVTHARSRGTVRLRTIDYRDKPKVDPRYFTDEEGHDMAVAVAGIRRAREIIAQPGMDAFRGRELFPGEAVQSDEEIADYVAATHNTVYHPAGSCRMGAIDDDMSPLDPQLRVKGVTGLRVVDGSVMPQLVAVNPNLTTMLIGERAADLIRGEQGA; encoded by the coding sequence ATGTCCCCGCAGGACCTCCCCTCCGAGAACCCTCTCGCCGAGTTCGACTACGTCATCGTCGGCGGCGGCTCCGCCGGCGCGGCTCTCGCCGCTCGCCTCAGCGAGGACCCGTCCGTCGAGGTGGCTCTGCTCGAGGCCGGTCCCTCCGATCTCGAGCACGAGGAGGTGCTGCAGCTGAAGCGGTGGCCCGAGCTGCTGGGGGGCGGGCTGGACTGGGATTATCCGATCGAGCCGCAGGAGAGGGGCAACTCCTTCATGCGCCACGCCCGTGCGAAGGTGCTGGGCGGCTGCTCCTCCCACAACTCCTGCATCGCCTTCCACCCGCCGGCGGAGGACATGGACCTGTGGGAGCAGCTCGGCGCGGAGGGCTGGAATGCGGCGACGATCATGCCGCTGATCGCGCGCCTGGAGACGAACCTGGACCGCAGCGGGGAGGGCCACGGCACCGACGGTCCGGTGCACCTGATGGATGTCCCGCCCGAGGATCCCGTGGGCGTCGCGCTGCTGGAGGCCTGCGAGCAGGCCGGCATCCCGAGGGCCACGTTCAACGACTTCGAGACCGTCGTGACCGGCGCGAACTGGTTCCAGGTGAACCGTCAGGCCGACGGCACCCGCGCCTCCTCCTCCGTCTCCTACCTGCACCCGAACCGGGAGCGCGAGAACCTGCACGTCCTCACCGACCGGCAGGTGATGCGGGTGCTCTTCGACCAGGAGCAGCGCGCCACGGGCGTGGAGTACATCGACAACGCCTTCGACCGCTCCTCGCTCCTGCACGCCCGCCGCGAGGTGATCCTCTCCGCCGGGGCGATCGACTCCCCCAAGCTGCTGATGCTCTCCGGGATCGGCCCCGCCGAGCACCTGCGCGAGGTGGGCATCGAGGTGCGGGTGGACTCCCCCGGCGTCGGCTCGAACCTGCAGGACCACCCGGAAGCGGTCATCTCCTGGGAGTCGGCGCAGCCGATGACGCGGGAGAGCACCCAGTGGTGGGAGATCGGGATCTTCGCCGCCACCGAGGCGGGCCTGGACCTGCCGGACCTGATGATGCACTACGGCTCGGTGCCCTTCGACATGCACACCCGGCGTCAGGGCTATCCCACCTCGCCGGAGTCCTTCGCGCTCACGCCGAACGTCACCCACGCCCGCTCGCGCGGCACGGTGCGGCTGCGCACGATCGATTACCGCGACAAGCCGAAGGTCGATCCGCGCTACTTCACCGACGAGGAGGGCCATGACATGGCCGTCGCGGTGGCCGGGATCCGCAGGGCCCGCGAGATCATCGCCCAGCCCGGCATGGATGCCTTCCGCGGCCGGGAGCTGTTCCCCGGTGAGGCCGTGCAGTCCGATGAGGAGATCGCCGACTACGTCGCCGCGACGCACAACACCGTCTACCACCCGGCGGGCTCGTGCCGGATGGGCGCGATCGACGACGACATGTCGCCGCTGGATCCGCAGCTGCGGGTCAAGGGCGTCACGGGCCTGCGCGTGGTCGACGGCTCGGTGATGCCGCAGCTGGTCGCGGTGAACCCCAACCTCACCACCATGCTGATCGGCGAGCGCGCCGCAGACCTGATCCGCGGCGAGCAGGGCGCCTGA
- a CDS encoding aldehyde dehydrogenase family protein — translation MTEPTATLFIDGEWVASSSGQTRTVICPADQSEVGVVSEATAEDVERAVLAARRAFESRVWADRPAAERGDFLLQVADTLQERKAEFARAEAFDTGKRLVEAEGDMDDITACFRYFGKIAGQNPGRLIDAGDQSVISRVVHEPIGVCGMITPWNFPLLQAAWKIAPALAAGNSFIIKPAELTPHTTILILDVLDRLGLPAGVANLVLGDGAVVGAPLSSHPEIDLVSFTGGLVTGRKIAGAAAQGIKKVALELGGKNPNVVFADADYEAALDNALNAAFMDSGLLCSAGTRLIVQDTIAERFVDDLVARAEGIVMGGPLEEQAETGPLISKEHRDKVTDYVQRGIAAGARLRTGGHWGGPEHERGFFFAPTVLDDCTVDNPAVVEEGFGPVITVETFSTEQEAIAIANHTEYGLAGGVWTSDSGVANRVSRRLRHGTIWINDYHPYLPQAEWGGFKMSGVGRELGPTGLEEYTESKHIYENTEPAVTGWFPRKG, via the coding sequence ATGACTGAGCCCACCGCCACCCTGTTCATCGACGGAGAGTGGGTCGCCTCGTCCTCCGGCCAGACCCGCACGGTGATCTGCCCGGCCGATCAGAGCGAGGTCGGCGTGGTCTCCGAGGCCACCGCGGAGGACGTCGAGCGGGCCGTCCTCGCGGCCCGTCGGGCCTTCGAGTCCCGCGTCTGGGCCGACAGGCCCGCCGCCGAGCGCGGCGACTTCCTGCTGCAGGTCGCCGACACGCTCCAGGAGCGCAAGGCCGAGTTCGCCCGCGCCGAGGCCTTCGACACCGGCAAGCGCCTGGTCGAGGCCGAGGGCGATATGGACGACATCACCGCCTGCTTCCGCTACTTCGGCAAGATCGCCGGCCAGAACCCGGGCCGCCTGATCGATGCCGGGGACCAGAGCGTGATCTCCCGCGTGGTCCACGAGCCGATCGGCGTGTGCGGCATGATCACGCCCTGGAACTTCCCGCTGCTGCAGGCCGCGTGGAAGATCGCCCCGGCCCTCGCGGCCGGCAACTCGTTCATCATCAAGCCCGCCGAGCTCACCCCGCACACCACCATCTTGATCCTCGACGTGCTGGACCGGCTGGGCCTGCCCGCCGGGGTCGCGAACCTGGTCCTCGGGGACGGCGCCGTGGTCGGAGCGCCGCTGTCCTCCCACCCGGAGATCGACCTGGTCTCCTTCACGGGCGGCCTGGTCACCGGGCGGAAGATCGCGGGGGCGGCCGCGCAGGGCATCAAGAAGGTCGCCCTCGAGCTGGGTGGGAAGAACCCCAACGTGGTGTTCGCCGACGCCGACTACGAGGCCGCGCTCGACAACGCGCTCAACGCCGCGTTCATGGACTCCGGCCTGCTGTGCTCGGCAGGCACCCGCCTGATCGTGCAGGACACCATCGCCGAGCGGTTCGTCGATGACCTGGTGGCCCGCGCCGAGGGCATCGTGATGGGCGGCCCGCTGGAGGAGCAGGCGGAGACCGGTCCGCTGATCTCGAAGGAGCATCGCGACAAGGTCACCGACTACGTCCAGCGCGGCATCGCGGCCGGTGCCCGGCTGCGCACCGGCGGCCATTGGGGCGGCCCCGAGCACGAGCGGGGCTTCTTCTTCGCGCCGACCGTGCTGGATGACTGCACCGTGGACAACCCCGCAGTGGTCGAGGAGGGCTTCGGCCCGGTGATCACCGTGGAGACCTTCTCCACCGAACAGGAGGCGATCGCGATCGCCAACCACACCGAGTACGGCCTGGCCGGCGGCGTATGGACCTCGGATTCCGGGGTCGCGAACCGGGTCTCGCGGCGCCTGCGCCACGGCACCATCTGGATCAACGACTACCACCCCTACCTGCCGCAGGCGGAGTGGGGCGGGTTCAAGATGTCGGGCGTGGGCCGCGAGCTGGGCCCCACCGGGCTCGAGGAGTACACCGAGTCCAAGCACATCTATGAGAACACCGAACCGGCCGTCACCGGCTGGTTCCCGCGCAAGGGCTGA
- the betT gene encoding choline BCCT transporter BetT, which translates to MAEATPSPRPADSLGGGPNPGGGDEGPSSTSTGAARPSRSPVNWPVFLGTAVIIVGFVLFAGIWPDTAADVIFGSMAWVATNFGWYYVLTAAIVVVFVLIVAFSKVGGTKMGPDHSLPKYNMFTWAAMLFAAGIGVDLMFFGISGPATNVLTPPDVPAGSAEAARMATIWTIFHYGIPGWAMYALMGMAFGLFAYRYHLPLSIRSALAPIFGKRIHGPIGHVAEIGATIGTIFGISVSLGIGVVFLNFGLSALFGIPTSVAVQVALMALAVFITILSTVSGVDKGIRRLSELNVLLALVLMLWVLFSGNTHQLLNSLVQNIGDFFSRFPSMLMNTFAYSEGAADYPADQWMADWTLFFWAWWIAWAPFVSLFLARISRGRTLRQFVVGVLLIPFSFILLWVSIFGNAAMSFFDDEKFLDLAVNQPESGFFNLLEQYPGSTFTVTLALLTGLFFYTTSADSGSLVMANMTSKTTTADSDGPPWLRIVWAVITGALTLVMLFINGVYTLQAATVMVGLPLSVMLYLVMFSLWKVLRTESINLESRQATLPALLTSRVREAGGGERGSWRTRLQHRMSYASAEQARTFVDTVATPAVEEVAEELGTLGADVACQRGAHPDSALPFVDLVVSFPEGEDFKYQTYPVAYSTPSFAANLAAVRDTYYRVEIFSSLGSRGHDIMGYSKEQVIADLLDSYDAHIMYLTLSSEIGTATGTVPVTAPNTWADTDHLHRPAGSAPTVHEPAATTDPKERHD; encoded by the coding sequence ATGGCTGAGGCCACTCCCTCTCCTCGCCCAGCTGACTCCCTCGGAGGCGGGCCGAACCCCGGCGGCGGGGATGAAGGACCGAGCTCCACCTCGACCGGTGCCGCGCGGCCCTCCCGCTCCCCGGTGAACTGGCCGGTGTTCCTCGGCACCGCCGTGATCATCGTCGGCTTCGTGCTGTTCGCCGGGATCTGGCCGGACACCGCAGCGGACGTCATCTTCGGCTCCATGGCGTGGGTGGCCACGAACTTCGGCTGGTACTACGTCCTGACCGCCGCCATCGTGGTGGTGTTCGTGCTGATCGTCGCGTTCTCCAAGGTGGGCGGCACGAAGATGGGGCCGGACCATTCGCTGCCCAAATACAACATGTTCACCTGGGCGGCCATGCTGTTCGCGGCCGGTATCGGCGTGGACCTGATGTTCTTCGGGATCTCCGGGCCCGCCACGAACGTGCTCACCCCGCCGGACGTCCCCGCCGGGTCCGCGGAGGCCGCGCGGATGGCGACGATCTGGACGATCTTCCACTACGGGATCCCCGGCTGGGCGATGTATGCGCTGATGGGCATGGCCTTCGGCCTCTTCGCCTACCGCTACCACCTGCCGCTGTCGATCCGTTCCGCCCTGGCGCCGATCTTCGGCAAGCGGATCCACGGGCCCATCGGCCACGTCGCCGAGATCGGCGCGACCATCGGCACCATCTTCGGCATCTCGGTGTCCCTCGGCATCGGCGTGGTCTTCCTCAACTTCGGGCTCTCCGCGCTGTTCGGCATCCCGACCTCGGTCGCGGTGCAGGTCGCGCTCATGGCGCTGGCCGTGTTCATCACCATCCTCTCCACCGTCTCCGGGGTGGACAAGGGCATCCGTCGGCTCTCCGAGCTCAACGTGCTCCTCGCCCTGGTCCTGATGCTCTGGGTGCTGTTCTCCGGGAACACCCATCAGCTGCTGAACTCGCTGGTCCAGAACATCGGCGACTTCTTCTCCCGGTTCCCCTCGATGCTGATGAACACCTTCGCGTACAGCGAGGGGGCGGCGGACTATCCCGCCGACCAGTGGATGGCCGACTGGACGCTGTTCTTCTGGGCCTGGTGGATCGCCTGGGCGCCCTTCGTGAGCCTGTTCCTGGCGCGCATCTCCCGGGGCCGCACCCTGCGCCAGTTCGTGGTCGGCGTGCTGCTGATCCCGTTCTCCTTCATCCTGCTGTGGGTCTCGATCTTCGGGAATGCCGCCATGAGCTTCTTCGACGACGAGAAGTTCCTCGATCTCGCCGTGAACCAGCCCGAGTCCGGGTTCTTCAACCTGCTCGAGCAGTACCCGGGTTCGACCTTCACCGTCACCCTCGCCCTTCTCACCGGTCTGTTCTTCTACACCACCTCGGCGGACTCCGGCTCGCTGGTGATGGCGAACATGACCTCCAAGACCACCACCGCGGACTCGGACGGCCCGCCCTGGCTGCGCATCGTGTGGGCCGTGATCACCGGCGCCCTGACCCTCGTGATGCTGTTCATCAACGGCGTCTACACCCTGCAGGCCGCGACCGTGATGGTCGGGCTGCCGCTGTCCGTGATGCTGTACCTGGTCATGTTCAGCCTGTGGAAGGTGCTCAGGACCGAGAGCATCAACCTCGAATCCCGGCAGGCGACGCTTCCCGCGCTGCTGACCAGCCGGGTCCGCGAGGCCGGGGGCGGCGAGCGGGGGTCGTGGCGCACGCGCCTCCAGCACCGCATGTCCTATGCCTCCGCCGAGCAGGCGAGGACCTTCGTCGACACCGTGGCCACCCCCGCCGTGGAGGAGGTCGCGGAGGAGCTGGGCACGCTCGGGGCCGACGTCGCCTGCCAGCGCGGCGCCCACCCGGACAGCGCGCTGCCCTTCGTGGACCTGGTCGTCTCCTTCCCCGAGGGCGAGGACTTCAAGTACCAGACCTATCCGGTGGCCTACTCGACGCCGAGCTTCGCGGCGAACCTGGCCGCGGTGCGCGATACCTACTACCGCGTGGAGATCTTCTCGTCCCTCGGCTCCCGCGGCCACGACATCATGGGGTACTCCAAGGAGCAGGTGATCGCCGATCTCCTGGACTCCTACGATGCGCACATCATGTACCTGACCCTGAGCTCCGAGATCGGTACGGCCACCGGTACGGTCCCCGTCACCGCACCGAACACCTGGGCCGACACCGACCACCTCCACCGCCCCGCCGGCTCCGCGCCGACGGTTCACGAGCCCGCAGCGACCACCGACCCCAAGGAGCGACATGACTGA
- a CDS encoding flavin reductase family protein, with protein sequence MLTDSALREAFSHFPQGLVLVAAEVDGVRHGLVASTFTVGISLDPPLVSFAAQHSSRTWPLLREHGHLGVTMLGSAQLPVARQLAATDRARRFDGVDVTVDAQGALLVQDAPAWMTVRVHEQMRAGDHDLVLLEVRSIGSVPEAEALVFHRSRFKELAPADLPA encoded by the coding sequence ATGCTGACCGACTCCGCGCTCCGAGAGGCGTTCTCGCATTTCCCCCAGGGCCTCGTCCTGGTGGCGGCGGAGGTGGACGGCGTCCGCCACGGACTGGTCGCCTCGACGTTCACCGTCGGCATCTCCCTGGACCCGCCGCTGGTCTCCTTCGCGGCGCAGCACAGCTCGCGCACCTGGCCCCTCCTGCGAGAGCACGGACACCTCGGGGTGACGATGCTGGGGAGCGCGCAGCTGCCGGTGGCGCGTCAGCTCGCCGCGACCGATCGTGCCCGCCGCTTCGACGGCGTCGACGTGACCGTCGATGCGCAGGGCGCCCTGCTCGTGCAGGACGCCCCGGCATGGATGACGGTGCGCGTCCACGAGCAGATGCGGGCCGGGGATCATGACCTGGTGCTGCTCGAGGTGCGATCCATCGGCAGCGTCCCCGAGGCCGAGGCGCTGGTCTTCCACCGCAGCCGCTTCAAGGAGCTGGCCCCCGCGGATCTGCCCGCCTGA
- a CDS encoding DNA-binding protein, which translates to MPTLTMQSIADLTQVRREVVSVWRSRSTGSEHPFPPRLSADELLFDAGEIAAWLDVTGRGNNPEAPLEVLLHSSQFEQLREDLDAASTLLLVHDLVGGPLATLTAGEVLAGTAAYELGALVAREHLAELLERTALVRAIDELAEAAFSGRGLLDRLITSFARPDGPWAGEALTPAGTSVILEVLRGLLDQAAFRLDPQGRGGLLLTTALSALLSDELQPAFGLDSQEGQDTVTRAAMRMLAAHAGPDAVGPVDDGTPHLALFQHQDVQDPHAFFEQLESVLLDLGPRDAAVVIGPCELLVDGIGDEQVRATRHRLLLPTPQSPAPLRYVARLPKGLSRFGGRRRLAMWVFGTAAPHAGTDWTVYGEHADTPLDASSRAAIAADVTAALTGGTALTAHAFLRSTRLATPALLRRRDLVLTPFSRPQRSGGESLARLWELDDGLLGQSLTLGATGEDGTDPTLAWADALDGFAREIRGTRLTSDVIGAPAAGSVGVIGPQEVREPQRLGERAIDRLVLEKVAARSTFTAPGDVVFTAEGGAAAFVDTTGGHVLQAPVRALRCLPEPRRERVLHPQALAADIAGQKGRDRRTWRLRTIPAEAVPALDAAALRLQERRAQLRRQLSTLDHLEDELIQAVAAGTLAATVTTPTKEN; encoded by the coding sequence GTGCCGACGTTGACGATGCAGTCCATCGCGGACCTCACCCAGGTGCGCCGCGAGGTGGTCAGCGTATGGCGCTCCCGCTCCACCGGCAGCGAGCATCCGTTCCCGCCGCGGCTGTCTGCGGACGAGCTCCTCTTCGACGCCGGCGAGATCGCCGCCTGGCTGGACGTGACCGGGCGGGGGAACAACCCCGAGGCCCCGCTGGAGGTGCTCCTGCACTCCTCGCAGTTCGAGCAGCTGCGGGAGGACCTCGACGCCGCCTCGACCCTGCTCCTGGTCCACGACCTGGTGGGCGGCCCGCTGGCCACCCTCACCGCCGGTGAGGTCCTCGCCGGAACCGCTGCCTACGAGCTCGGCGCTCTGGTCGCGCGGGAGCATCTCGCGGAGCTTCTCGAGCGCACCGCACTCGTGCGAGCCATCGACGAGCTCGCCGAAGCCGCCTTCTCCGGCCGGGGCCTGCTGGACCGGCTGATCACGTCCTTCGCCCGTCCCGACGGGCCCTGGGCCGGTGAGGCGCTCACCCCGGCCGGCACCTCGGTGATCCTCGAGGTGCTGCGCGGACTGCTGGACCAAGCAGCCTTCCGCCTCGACCCGCAGGGACGCGGCGGCCTGCTCCTGACCACAGCGCTCTCCGCGCTGCTCAGCGATGAACTGCAGCCGGCCTTCGGCCTCGACTCCCAGGAGGGGCAGGACACCGTCACCCGGGCAGCGATGCGAATGCTCGCCGCGCACGCCGGACCGGACGCGGTGGGCCCGGTCGACGACGGCACACCGCATCTCGCGCTGTTCCAGCACCAGGACGTCCAGGACCCGCACGCCTTCTTCGAGCAGCTCGAATCGGTGCTGCTGGACCTCGGCCCCCGGGACGCGGCCGTGGTCATCGGGCCCTGCGAGCTCCTGGTCGACGGGATCGGGGACGAGCAGGTGCGCGCCACCCGCCACCGGCTGCTGCTGCCCACCCCGCAGAGCCCCGCACCGCTGCGCTACGTGGCCCGCCTGCCGAAGGGGCTCAGCCGCTTCGGGGGCCGCCGCCGGCTCGCGATGTGGGTGTTCGGCACCGCAGCGCCCCACGCCGGCACGGACTGGACCGTCTACGGGGAGCACGCAGACACCCCGCTCGATGCCTCCTCGCGGGCCGCGATCGCCGCCGATGTCACCGCGGCGCTCACCGGGGGCACCGCACTGACCGCCCACGCCTTCCTGCGCAGCACCCGCCTGGCCACCCCCGCCCTGCTGCGCCGACGAGACCTCGTGCTCACCCCGTTCTCCCGCCCGCAGCGCAGCGGCGGCGAGAGCCTGGCCCGGCTCTGGGAGCTCGACGACGGACTGCTCGGGCAGTCCCTCACCCTGGGCGCCACCGGCGAGGACGGCACCGACCCCACCCTCGCCTGGGCCGACGCCCTGGACGGGTTCGCGAGAGAGATCCGAGGCACCAGACTGACCTCGGACGTGATCGGCGCCCCCGCCGCGGGCAGCGTCGGGGTGATCGGACCGCAAGAGGTCCGCGAGCCCCAGCGCCTCGGCGAGCGGGCGATCGATCGTCTGGTCCTGGAGAAGGTGGCCGCTCGCAGCACTTTCACCGCCCCCGGCGACGTGGTGTTCACCGCGGAGGGCGGCGCCGCCGCCTTCGTCGACACCACGGGAGGCCATGTGCTCCAAGCCCCGGTCCGGGCCCTGCGATGCCTCCCCGAGCCCCGCCGGGAGCGGGTGCTGCATCCGCAGGCGCTCGCCGCGGACATCGCCGGCCAGAAAGGCCGCGACCGGCGCACCTGGCGGCTGCGCACCATCCCCGCCGAGGCGGTCCCCGCCCTCGACGCCGCCGCGCTGCGGCTGCAGGAACGCCGTGCGCAGCTGCGCCGACAGCTTTCGACCCTCGACCACCTCGAGGACGAACTCATCCAGGCCGTGGCCGCGGGAACCCTCGCCGCCACCGTCACCACCCCCACGAAGGAGAACTGA